One window of the Anas acuta chromosome 12, bAnaAcu1.1, whole genome shotgun sequence genome contains the following:
- the VPS33B gene encoding vacuolar protein sorting-associated protein 33B isoform X1, whose protein sequence is MASAARHDVPEPPDFDILKRLARDQLIYLLEQLPGRKDLFIEADLMSPLDRIANVSILKQHEVDKLYKVESRPALSTSDQLCFLVRPRVKTMKYIADIVNADKMSGRSRKYKIIFSPQKFYACEMVLEEEGVFGDVTCDEWSFYLLPLDEDIISMELPEFFRDYFLEGDHRWINSVARALQLLNSLYGPFGRAYGIGRCAKMCYELWRDLEEESEGDSQGRNPEIGNIFFMDRDTDYVTALCSQMVYEGLVDDTFRIKCGSVDFGPEVTSSDKSVKVLLNAQDKVFSQIRNEHFSSVFGFLSQKSRNLQAQYDRRRGMDIKQMKNFVSQELKGLKQEHRLLSLHIGACESIMKKKTKQDFQEMIKAEHSLLEGFDIRESTSFIEEHIDRQVSPIESLRLMCLLSITENGLNPKDYRSLKTQYLQSYGPEHLLTFHNLKRIGLLTEQAAGETLTAVESRVSKLVTDRAAGKITDAFNSLARKSNFRAISKKLGLIPRLDGEYDLKVPRDMAYVFSGAYTPLSCKLIEQVLERRGWQGLEEVLRLLGGPEFSEAGRAGGWGGGCVWGGGGGAGTPLAPCVAGGGAEAGPGRAGGRTVLAVFLGGCTCSEMAALRFLGRDRGCRFIFLTTAVTSSGRLLEAMAEPRS, encoded by the exons ATGGCCTCGGCCGCCCGCCACGATGTGCCCGAGCCGCCCGACTTCGACATCCTGAAGCGCCTGGCGCGGGACCAGCTCATctacctgctggagcag CTCCCCGGGAGGAAGGACCTGTTCATCGAGGCCGACCTGATGAGCCCCCTGGACCGCATCGCCAACGTCTCCATCCTGAAG CAGCATGAGGTGGACAAGCTGTACAAGGTGGAGAGCCGGCCCGCACTCAGCACCAGCGACCA GCTCTGCTTCCTCGTCCGGCCGCGGGTGAAGACGATGAAGTACATTGCCG ATATTGTCAATGCCGACAAGATGTCAGGCCGGAGCCGCAAGTACAAGATCATCTTCAGCCCCCAGAAG TTCTATGCCTGTGAgatggtgctggaggaggagggagtCTTTGGAG ATGTCACCTGCGATGAGTGGTCCTTCTACCTGCTCCCCCTGGATGAGGACATCATCAGCATGGAGCTGCCTGAGTTCTTTCGCGACTACTTCTTG GAGGGAGATCACCGCTGGATCAACTCGGTTGCTCGAGCCCTGCAGTTGCTGAACTCCTTGTACGGGCCGTTCGGCAGGGCCTACGGGATCGGGAGGTGTGCCAAG ATGTGCTATGAGCTGTGGCGGGACCTGGAGGAGGAGAGTGAGGGCGACAGCCAGGGCAGGAATCCGGAGATCGGGAACATCTTCTTCATGGACAGAG ACACAGACTACGTCACGGCGCTGTGCTCCCAGATGGTGTACGAGGGGCTGGTGGACGACACCTTCCGCATCAAGTGCG GCAGCGTGGATTTTGGGCCAGAAGTCACCTCCTCTGACAAGAGCGTTAAGGTGCTGCTCAATGCCCAGGACAAA GTCTTCAGCCAGATCCGGAACGAGCACTTCTCCAGCGTGTTTGGCTTCCTGAGCCAGAAGTCTCGCAACCTGCAGGCACAGTACGAT CGGCGCCGTGGCATGGACATCAAGCAGATGAAGAACTTCGTCTCCCAGGAACTGAAGGGACTGAAACAGGAGCATCGTCTGCTGAGCCTGC ATATTGGTGCCTGCGAGTCcatcatgaaaaagaaaaccaagcagGACTTCCAGGAGATGATCAAGGCTGAGCACT ctctgctggagggTTTCGACATCCGCGAGAGCACCAGCTTCATCGAGGAGCACATCGACCGGCAG GTGTCCCCCATCGAGAGCCTGCGCCTCATGTGCCTGCTGTCCATCACGGAGAACG GTCTCAACCCCAAAGACTACCGCTCCCTGAAGACCCAGTACCTGCAG AGCTATGGGCCTGAGCACTTGCTGACCTTCCACAACCTGAAGCGCATCGGGCTGCTGACAGAGCAGGCGGCTGGGGAGACCCTGACGGCTGTGGAGAGCAGGGTCAGCAAGCTGGTGACAGACCGAGCGGCTG GAAAGATCACAGACGCATTTAATTCCTTGGCCAGGAAGAGCAATTTCCGAGCCATAAGCAAGAAGCTGGGCTTG ATCCCCCGGCTGGACGGCGAGTACGACCTGAAGGTGCCCCGGGACATGGCCTACGTCTTCAGCGGCGCCTACACCCCCCTGAGCTGCAAGCTCATCGAGCAG GTGCTGGAGCGGCGGGGCTGGCAGGGCCTGGAGGAGGTGCTGCGGCTGCTGGGCGGCCCCGAGTTCTCGGAGGCAGgtagggcagggggctgggggggggggtgtgtgtggggggggggggggggggccgggaccccGCTGGCTCCGTGCGTTGCAGGTGGCGGTGCcgaggcggggccgggccgggccgggggccgcACGGTGCTGGCCGTGTTCCTGGGCGGCTGCACCTGCTCCGAGATGGCGGCGCTGCGCTTCCTGGGCCGGGACAGAG GGTGCCGCTTCATCTTCCTGACCACGGCCGTGACCAGCAGCGGCCGCCTGCTGGAGGCGATGGCGGAGCCCCGCagctga
- the VPS33B gene encoding vacuolar protein sorting-associated protein 33B isoform X2, translating to MASAARHDVPEPPDFDILKRLARDQLIYLLEQLPGRKDLFIEADLMSPLDRIANVSILKQHEVDKLYKVESRPALSTSDQLCFLVRPRVKTMKYIADIVNADKMSGRSRKYKIIFSPQKFYACEMVLEEEGVFGDVTCDEWSFYLLPLDEDIISMELPEFFRDYFLEGDHRWINSVARALQLLNSLYGPFGRAYGIGRCAKMCYELWRDLEEESEGDSQGRNPEIGNIFFMDRDTDYVTALCSQMVYEGLVDDTFRIKCGSVDFGPEVTSSDKSVKVLLNAQDKVFSQIRNEHFSSVFGFLSQKSRNLQAQYDRRRGMDIKQMKNFVSQELKGLKQEHRLLSLHIGACESIMKKKTKQDFQEMIKAEHSLLEGFDIRESTSFIEEHIDRQVSPIESLRLMCLLSITENGLNPKDYRSLKTQYLQSYGPEHLLTFHNLKRIGLLTEQAAGETLTAVESRVSKLVTDRAAGKITDAFNSLARKSNFRAISKKLGLIPRLDGEYDLKVPRDMAYVFSGAYTPLSCKLIEQVLERRGWQGLEEVLRLLGGPEFSEAGGGAEAGPGRAGGRTVLAVFLGGCTCSEMAALRFLGRDRGCRFIFLTTAVTSSGRLLEAMAEPRS from the exons ATGGCCTCGGCCGCCCGCCACGATGTGCCCGAGCCGCCCGACTTCGACATCCTGAAGCGCCTGGCGCGGGACCAGCTCATctacctgctggagcag CTCCCCGGGAGGAAGGACCTGTTCATCGAGGCCGACCTGATGAGCCCCCTGGACCGCATCGCCAACGTCTCCATCCTGAAG CAGCATGAGGTGGACAAGCTGTACAAGGTGGAGAGCCGGCCCGCACTCAGCACCAGCGACCA GCTCTGCTTCCTCGTCCGGCCGCGGGTGAAGACGATGAAGTACATTGCCG ATATTGTCAATGCCGACAAGATGTCAGGCCGGAGCCGCAAGTACAAGATCATCTTCAGCCCCCAGAAG TTCTATGCCTGTGAgatggtgctggaggaggagggagtCTTTGGAG ATGTCACCTGCGATGAGTGGTCCTTCTACCTGCTCCCCCTGGATGAGGACATCATCAGCATGGAGCTGCCTGAGTTCTTTCGCGACTACTTCTTG GAGGGAGATCACCGCTGGATCAACTCGGTTGCTCGAGCCCTGCAGTTGCTGAACTCCTTGTACGGGCCGTTCGGCAGGGCCTACGGGATCGGGAGGTGTGCCAAG ATGTGCTATGAGCTGTGGCGGGACCTGGAGGAGGAGAGTGAGGGCGACAGCCAGGGCAGGAATCCGGAGATCGGGAACATCTTCTTCATGGACAGAG ACACAGACTACGTCACGGCGCTGTGCTCCCAGATGGTGTACGAGGGGCTGGTGGACGACACCTTCCGCATCAAGTGCG GCAGCGTGGATTTTGGGCCAGAAGTCACCTCCTCTGACAAGAGCGTTAAGGTGCTGCTCAATGCCCAGGACAAA GTCTTCAGCCAGATCCGGAACGAGCACTTCTCCAGCGTGTTTGGCTTCCTGAGCCAGAAGTCTCGCAACCTGCAGGCACAGTACGAT CGGCGCCGTGGCATGGACATCAAGCAGATGAAGAACTTCGTCTCCCAGGAACTGAAGGGACTGAAACAGGAGCATCGTCTGCTGAGCCTGC ATATTGGTGCCTGCGAGTCcatcatgaaaaagaaaaccaagcagGACTTCCAGGAGATGATCAAGGCTGAGCACT ctctgctggagggTTTCGACATCCGCGAGAGCACCAGCTTCATCGAGGAGCACATCGACCGGCAG GTGTCCCCCATCGAGAGCCTGCGCCTCATGTGCCTGCTGTCCATCACGGAGAACG GTCTCAACCCCAAAGACTACCGCTCCCTGAAGACCCAGTACCTGCAG AGCTATGGGCCTGAGCACTTGCTGACCTTCCACAACCTGAAGCGCATCGGGCTGCTGACAGAGCAGGCGGCTGGGGAGACCCTGACGGCTGTGGAGAGCAGGGTCAGCAAGCTGGTGACAGACCGAGCGGCTG GAAAGATCACAGACGCATTTAATTCCTTGGCCAGGAAGAGCAATTTCCGAGCCATAAGCAAGAAGCTGGGCTTG ATCCCCCGGCTGGACGGCGAGTACGACCTGAAGGTGCCCCGGGACATGGCCTACGTCTTCAGCGGCGCCTACACCCCCCTGAGCTGCAAGCTCATCGAGCAG GTGCTGGAGCGGCGGGGCTGGCAGGGCCTGGAGGAGGTGCTGCGGCTGCTGGGCGGCCCCGAGTTCTCGGAGGCAG GTGGCGGTGCcgaggcggggccgggccgggccgggggccgcACGGTGCTGGCCGTGTTCCTGGGCGGCTGCACCTGCTCCGAGATGGCGGCGCTGCGCTTCCTGGGCCGGGACAGAG GGTGCCGCTTCATCTTCCTGACCACGGCCGTGACCAGCAGCGGCCGCCTGCTGGAGGCGATGGCGGAGCCCCGCagctga